From Desulfobacterales bacterium, one genomic window encodes:
- a CDS encoding TOBE domain-containing protein — protein sequence MAKKPNTQQSDSESIAERTGHGRILIVPKGSRFLDTRQLGRLEQSFRDWVENTTRGDVHRSRKRILLIFLLIRYTGAKLNEVLALNPFLDIDFDRHMIILGNPAAGRDRTKREVQISEVLSEDIRTALAEPAFKKSLSNLFNVDPGHVRRKFYERAAACGFPKALGAPDVVRKSRAVELMQSNMPLPAVQRILGHSTPNLTSSYVTFSDDDIRVVTRHFMEKESRRRTSARNTFFGKIRAIRRGDIQAMVELTTIGGDLITTVITKDSLSRLGLKEGTLITAEVKAPWVVLFKGNREPDISADNRFRGTIDRIVTGAVNTEYVVRIADGTELCSLVTSESSRRLDLHVNDPVWAVFNSFSVVLHVD from the coding sequence GTGGCAAAAAAACCAAATACGCAACAGTCCGATTCAGAATCGATTGCGGAGCGGACCGGTCACGGCCGCATCCTGATTGTGCCTAAAGGCAGCCGCTTTCTGGATACGCGTCAACTGGGCCGGTTGGAACAGTCCTTTCGCGACTGGGTTGAGAACACGACGCGGGGGGATGTGCACCGGTCGCGCAAGCGGATTTTACTTATATTCCTGCTGATTCGCTACACCGGGGCCAAGCTGAACGAAGTGCTGGCTCTGAATCCGTTTCTGGACATCGATTTTGACCGGCATATGATAATATTGGGCAATCCGGCCGCCGGTCGTGATCGAACAAAACGGGAAGTTCAGATATCGGAAGTGCTTTCCGAAGATATCCGGACTGCACTGGCGGAACCCGCATTCAAAAAGTCCTTAAGCAATCTTTTCAATGTGGACCCCGGCCATGTCCGCCGCAAGTTTTATGAGCGTGCTGCTGCCTGCGGTTTTCCAAAAGCGCTGGGCGCTCCGGATGTTGTTCGAAAATCCCGCGCCGTGGAGCTGATGCAGAGCAACATGCCGCTTCCGGCGGTTCAGAGGATTTTAGGCCATTCAACTCCGAACCTGACCAGTTCTTATGTTACGTTTTCGGATGATGATATCCGCGTTGTAACCCGTCACTTCATGGAAAAGGAATCCCGCCGGAGAACCAGCGCCCGCAATACGTTTTTTGGCAAAATCCGCGCGATCCGCAGGGGCGATATCCAGGCCATGGTGGAACTGACCACCATCGGCGGGGATTTGATCACGACGGTCATTACCAAAGACAGCCTTTCGCGGCTTGGCCTGAAAGAAGGAACCCTGATTACGGCCGAAGTCAAAGCACCCTGGGTGGTTCTTTTCAAAGGAAATCGGGAGCCAGACATATCAGCCGACAACCGGTTTCGCGGGACCATCGACCGTATTGTTACAGGCGCGGTTAACACCGAATACGTGGTTCGTATCGCCGACGGAACCGAGTTGTGCTCTCTGGTCACCAGCGAGAGCAGCCGTCGGCTTGATCTTCACGTGAACGATCCGGTCTGGGCTGTTTTCAACAGTTTTTCCGTTGTCCTGCACGTCGATTGA
- a CDS encoding sulfite exporter TauE/SafE family protein — protein sequence MFFETAGIEVALWIPPLVAFVISFFTSMGGVSGAFLLLPFQMSFLGYTNPSVSATNQLFNIVAIPSGVYRYYREGRMVWPLTWVVVAGTLPGVFIGAFVRIAYLPDPKHFKLFAAGVLLYIGLKMVRDLLRKNSGGKDKSASEERFQELVRSFRRKAAGPDAAQGTLPAVRVTHFNRKRLGYTFYDEQFDVPFWGILALSFIVGIVGGIYGIGGGAIIAPFFVTFFHLPVYTVAGAALMGTFVTSVAGVAFYQAIAPFYPNMSVAPDWLLGILFGIGGMAGMYLGARCQKFVPAGIIKWMLAGIIVFTAIKYGAAFFGL from the coding sequence ATGTTTTTTGAAACCGCCGGAATCGAAGTCGCCCTTTGGATACCGCCCCTGGTAGCGTTCGTCATTTCGTTTTTCACCTCCATGGGGGGTGTCTCCGGTGCCTTCCTGCTGCTCCCCTTCCAGATGTCGTTTCTGGGATACACCAACCCTTCCGTCAGCGCCACCAACCAATTGTTCAACATTGTCGCCATCCCCAGCGGGGTTTACCGATACTACCGGGAAGGCCGCATGGTCTGGCCCCTGACCTGGGTGGTGGTGGCCGGCACCCTGCCGGGGGTATTCATCGGCGCTTTCGTTCGAATTGCCTACCTCCCCGACCCGAAGCATTTTAAACTGTTCGCAGCCGGTGTGCTGCTGTATATCGGCCTTAAGATGGTCCGCGACCTGCTGCGAAAGAATTCGGGGGGTAAGGACAAATCCGCCAGTGAGGAACGCTTCCAGGAACTGGTGCGCAGCTTTCGCCGGAAGGCTGCCGGACCGGATGCCGCTCAAGGTACGTTGCCGGCCGTTAGGGTCACCCATTTTAATCGGAAGCGGCTCGGCTATACCTTTTACGATGAACAGTTTGATGTTCCCTTCTGGGGCATATTGGCTCTCAGCTTCATTGTCGGTATCGTTGGCGGCATATACGGCATCGGCGGCGGTGCCATCATTGCTCCTTTTTTTGTGACTTTCTTTCATCTTCCGGTTTATACCGTTGCCGGGGCCGCGCTCATGGGGACTTTTGTTACGTCGGTAGCGGGGGTTGCCTTCTATCAGGCCATCGCCCCCTTTTATCCCAACATGTCGGTAGCGCCGGACTGGTTATTGGGAATTCTGTTCGGAATCGGTGGAATGGCCGGCATGTATCTGGGCGCGCGCTGCCAGAAGTTTGTTCCGGCCGGGATTATCAAATGGATGCTCGCGGGTATCATCGTCTTTACGGCTATTAAATATGGCGCGGCCTTTTTCGGTCTATAA